One window from the genome of Streptomyces sp. NBC_01476 encodes:
- a CDS encoding P-II family nitrogen regulator: MKLITAVVKPHRLDEIKEALQAFGVHGLTVTESSGYGRQRGHTEVYRGAEYTVDLVPKIRIEVLTEDADADQLIEVIVKAARTGKIGDGKVWSIPVDTAVRVRTGERGPDAL, encoded by the coding sequence GTGAAACTCATCACCGCCGTCGTCAAGCCGCACCGGCTCGACGAGATCAAGGAAGCCCTGCAGGCGTTCGGGGTGCACGGTCTGACCGTCACCGAGTCCAGCGGCTACGGCAGGCAGCGCGGCCACACCGAGGTCTACCGTGGCGCCGAGTACACCGTCGACCTGGTGCCGAAGATCCGGATCGAGGTCCTCACCGAGGACGCCGACGCGGATCAGCTGATCGAGGTCATCGTCAAGGCCGCCCGAACCGGCAAGATCGGTGACGGCAAGGTGTGGAGCATCCCGGTCGACACGGCCGTCCGGGTCCGCACCGGCGAGCGCGGGCCCGACGCGCTCTGA
- a CDS encoding sugar porter family MFS transporter: MTRTATPPDTTDHTPAPEHLGHVIFITAAAAMGGFLFGYDSSVINGAVEAIRDKYHIGSGELAQVIAIALIGCAIGAAVAGRIADRIGRIRCMQIAAVMFTISAVGSALPFALWELAFWRIIGGFAIGMASVIGPAYIAEVSPPAYRGRLASFQQAAIVLGIAVSQLVNYAILQGANGDQRGKIIGLEAWQVMLGVMVIPAVIYGLLSFAIPESPRFLIAVGRKQEARGVLADVEDKSIGLDARLAEIETAMKREHKSSFRDLLGGRFGFLPIVWIGIGLSAFQQLVGINVAFYYSSTLWQSVGIDPSSSFFYSFTTSIVNIIGTVIAIIFVDRIGRRPLALIGSSGMAVALALEAWAFSAKNGATLPNAQGTVALIAAHVFVLFFALSWGVVVWVFLGEMFPNKIRAAALGVAASAQWIANWAITASFPSLADWNLSATYVIYTCFALLSIPFVLKFVQETKGKTLEEMG; encoded by the coding sequence TTGACCCGCACCGCGACACCGCCCGATACGACGGACCACACCCCGGCTCCGGAACATCTCGGCCATGTCATCTTCATCACGGCCGCCGCAGCGATGGGCGGCTTCCTCTTCGGCTACGACAGTTCCGTCATCAACGGCGCGGTCGAGGCGATCCGTGACAAGTACCACATCGGTTCGGGTGAACTGGCCCAGGTCATCGCCATCGCCCTGATCGGCTGCGCGATCGGCGCCGCGGTGGCCGGCCGGATCGCCGACCGCATCGGCCGTATCCGGTGCATGCAGATCGCCGCTGTGATGTTCACCATCAGCGCGGTCGGCTCGGCGCTGCCCTTCGCCCTGTGGGAGCTGGCCTTCTGGCGGATCATCGGCGGTTTCGCGATCGGCATGGCCTCCGTCATCGGCCCCGCCTACATCGCCGAGGTCTCCCCGCCCGCCTACCGCGGCCGGCTCGCCTCCTTCCAGCAGGCCGCGATCGTGCTCGGCATCGCCGTCTCCCAGCTGGTGAACTACGCCATCCTGCAGGGCGCGAACGGCGACCAGCGCGGCAAGATCATCGGCCTGGAGGCATGGCAGGTGATGCTCGGCGTGATGGTCATCCCCGCGGTGATCTACGGGCTGCTCTCCTTCGCCATCCCCGAGTCGCCGCGCTTCCTGATCGCCGTCGGCCGCAAGCAGGAGGCCCGGGGCGTGCTCGCCGACGTCGAGGACAAGTCCATCGGCCTGGACGCGCGGCTCGCCGAGATCGAGACGGCGATGAAGCGGGAGCACAAGTCCAGCTTCCGGGACCTGCTCGGCGGCCGGTTCGGCTTCCTGCCGATCGTCTGGATCGGCATCGGCCTGTCCGCGTTCCAGCAGCTCGTCGGCATCAACGTGGCCTTCTACTACTCCTCCACGCTGTGGCAGTCGGTCGGCATCGACCCGAGCAGTTCGTTCTTCTACTCCTTCACCACCTCGATCGTGAACATCATCGGCACAGTGATCGCGATCATCTTCGTGGACCGCATCGGACGGCGCCCGCTGGCGCTCATCGGCTCGTCCGGCATGGCGGTCGCGCTGGCCCTGGAGGCGTGGGCGTTCTCCGCCAAGAACGGGGCCACGCTGCCGAACGCGCAGGGCACGGTGGCGCTGATCGCGGCCCACGTCTTCGTCCTCTTCTTCGCCCTGTCCTGGGGCGTGGTGGTCTGGGTCTTCCTCGGTGAGATGTTCCCGAACAAGATCCGCGCCGCGGCGCTGGGCGTGGCCGCCTCGGCCCAGTGGATCGCCAACTGGGCGATCACCGCGAGTTTCCCGAGCCTGGCGGACTGGAACCTCTCGGCCACCTACGTCATCTACACCTGCTTCGCGCTGCTCTCCATCCCCTTCGTGCTGAAGTTCGTCCAGGAGACCAAGGGCAAGACGCTGGAGGAAATGGGCTGA
- the ftsY gene encoding signal recognition particle-docking protein FtsY: MEIVILVVVIAVVVVLGAGGLVIGSRRKKQLPPTPPSSPKITTPPAEPQIGDEAEPPREETRRTIEEVPLPGATAAPEAEEAAAAAEPVAIEVPEPGAGRLIRLRSRLSRSQNSLGKGLLTLLSRERLDDDTWEEIEDTLITADVGVTPTQELVERLRTRVRVLGTRTPQELRALLREELITLVDPTFDRTLHTEGHEETPAVVLVVGVNGTGKTTTTGKLARVLVAEGRSVVLGAADTFRAAAADQLQTWGERVGARTVRGPEGGDPASIAFDAVKEGIAAGADTVLIDTAGRLHTKTGLMDELGKVKRVVEKQSPVDEVLLVLDATTGQNGLVQARVFAEVVDITGIVLTKLDGTAKGGIVVAVQRELGVPVKLVGLGEGADDLAPFEAEAFVDALIGE; the protein is encoded by the coding sequence ATGGAAATTGTGATCCTTGTCGTCGTCATCGCCGTGGTCGTGGTCCTCGGGGCCGGCGGGCTGGTGATCGGCAGCCGCCGCAAGAAGCAGCTGCCGCCCACGCCCCCCAGTTCCCCGAAGATCACCACGCCTCCCGCCGAACCGCAGATCGGGGACGAGGCGGAGCCCCCGCGGGAAGAAACCCGCCGGACCATCGAAGAAGTGCCCCTGCCGGGGGCGACCGCCGCCCCCGAGGCGGAGGAGGCGGCAGCCGCCGCGGAACCCGTCGCCATCGAGGTGCCGGAGCCCGGCGCCGGCCGGCTGATCCGGCTGCGCTCCCGGCTGTCGCGCTCGCAGAACTCGCTGGGCAAGGGCCTGCTCACGCTGCTCTCCCGGGAACGGCTCGACGACGACACATGGGAGGAGATCGAGGACACCCTCATCACCGCCGACGTCGGCGTCACCCCCACCCAGGAACTGGTCGAACGGCTCCGCACCCGGGTCAGGGTGCTGGGCACCAGGACCCCGCAGGAACTGCGCGCGCTGCTCCGCGAGGAACTGATCACGCTGGTCGACCCGACCTTCGACCGCACCCTGCACACCGAGGGCCACGAGGAGACCCCCGCGGTCGTGCTGGTGGTCGGCGTCAACGGGACGGGGAAGACCACCACCACCGGCAAGCTCGCCCGGGTGCTGGTCGCCGAAGGACGCAGCGTCGTCCTCGGCGCCGCCGACACCTTCCGCGCCGCCGCCGCCGACCAGCTCCAGACCTGGGGCGAACGGGTCGGCGCGCGCACCGTGCGCGGGCCGGAGGGCGGCGACCCGGCGTCCATCGCCTTCGACGCGGTCAAGGAGGGCATCGCGGCCGGCGCCGACACCGTGCTCATCGACACCGCGGGCCGGCTGCACACCAAGACCGGTCTGATGGACGAGCTGGGCAAGGTCAAGCGGGTGGTGGAGAAGCAGAGCCCGGTGGACGAGGTGCTGCTCGTCCTCGACGCGACCACCGGCCAGAACGGCCTGGTCCAGGCCCGTGTCTTCGCGGAAGTGGTGGACATCACCGGCATCGTCCTGACCAAGCTGGACGGTACGGCCAAGGGCGGCATCGTGGTGGCGGTCCAGCGTGAGCTGGGCGTTCCGGTGAAGCTGGTCGGTCTGGGTGAGGGCGCGGACGACCTGGCCCCGTTCGAGGCCGAGGCGTTCGTGGACGCCCTCATCGGGGAGTAG
- the nsdA gene encoding transcriptional repressor NsdA, producing the protein MAVGATVEKEPNAQLNSWFVRSGWSKGELARQVNRRARQLGAHHVSTDTSRVRRWLDGEQPREPIPRILSELFSERFGCVVPIEDLGLRSAHQPQAGGDVDLPWAGPQTVQLINEFSRSDLMLGRRGFLGTSLALSAGPALLEPMQRWLVPNSPSGAPTAVVSAARDSGGRPSRLSEQELQLLESTAVMFREWDNQCGGGLRRKAVVGQLHEVTDLLQEPHPEAVSRRLYRITADLAALAGWMSYDVGLQPTAQKYLVLALHAAREAGDRPLGAFILSSMSRQMIHLERPDDALELIHLAQYGSRETASATTQSMLHALEARAYANMGQVNKCHRAVRLAEDTFADGRADENPAWISFFNEAELHAENAHSYRDLAYVAGRSPTYATLAHPEMAMAVEGFRDDPVHQRAYALNLVGMGTVHLLMQEPEAAAEFTDRAITVAKRVRSERVNTRIRKTTRTAVRDFAGVAAVTRLADRLSEELPEVAESA; encoded by the coding sequence TTGGCCGTGGGCGCCACAGTGGAGAAAGAGCCCAATGCGCAACTGAACTCGTGGTTCGTGCGCAGTGGCTGGTCCAAAGGAGAGTTGGCGCGGCAGGTCAACCGCCGGGCACGGCAGCTGGGTGCCCACCACGTCAGCACCGACACCTCCAGAGTGCGGCGCTGGCTCGACGGCGAGCAGCCGCGGGAGCCGATTCCCCGCATCCTCTCCGAGCTGTTCTCCGAGCGCTTCGGCTGCGTCGTCCCGATCGAGGACCTCGGCCTGCGCTCGGCGCACCAGCCGCAGGCCGGCGGTGACGTCGACCTGCCGTGGGCGGGACCGCAGACCGTCCAGCTGATCAACGAGTTCTCCCGCAGCGACCTGATGCTCGGCCGGCGCGGCTTCCTCGGCACCTCGCTCGCGCTCTCCGCGGGACCCGCGCTGCTGGAGCCGATGCAGCGCTGGCTGGTGCCCAACTCCCCGTCCGGCGCCCCCACCGCGGTGGTCTCCGCCGCCCGGGACAGCGGCGGCCGGCCCTCCCGGCTCTCCGAGCAGGAGCTGCAACTCCTCGAATCCACCGCGGTGATGTTCCGCGAGTGGGACAACCAGTGCGGTGGCGGCCTGCGCCGCAAAGCGGTGGTCGGCCAGCTGCACGAAGTCACCGACCTGCTCCAGGAGCCGCACCCCGAAGCGGTCTCCCGCCGGCTCTACCGGATCACCGCCGACCTCGCCGCGCTGGCCGGCTGGATGAGTTACGACGTCGGTCTGCAGCCCACCGCCCAGAAGTACCTGGTGCTCGCGCTGCACGCGGCCCGGGAAGCCGGCGACCGGCCGCTGGGCGCGTTCATCCTCTCCTCGATGAGCCGCCAGATGATCCATCTGGAGCGCCCCGACGACGCCCTGGAGCTCATCCACCTCGCCCAGTACGGCAGCCGCGAGACCGCCAGCGCCACGACCCAGTCGATGCTGCACGCGCTGGAGGCCCGCGCGTACGCCAACATGGGCCAGGTCAACAAGTGCCACCGCGCGGTCCGGCTGGCCGAGGACACCTTCGCCGACGGCCGCGCGGACGAGAACCCCGCCTGGATCAGCTTCTTCAACGAGGCCGAGCTGCACGCGGAGAATGCCCACTCCTACCGCGATCTCGCCTATGTGGCCGGCCGCAGCCCCACCTACGCCACCCTCGCGCACCCCGAGATGGCGATGGCCGTCGAGGGCTTCCGCGACGACCCGGTCCACCAGCGCGCGTACGCCCTCAACCTGGTCGGGATGGGCACCGTCCATCTGCTGATGCAGGAGCCGGAGGCGGCCGCCGAATTCACCGACCGGGCGATCACCGTGGCCAAGCGGGTCCGCTCCGAGCGGGTCAATACCCGTATCCGGAAGACCACCCGCACGGCGGTACGGGACTTCGCCGGAGTGGCCGCCGTGACCCGGCTGGCCGACCGCCTTTCGGAGGAACTTCCGGAAGTCGCCGAGTCGGCGTGA
- the smc gene encoding chromosome segregation protein SMC: MHLKSLTLRGFKSFASATTLRFEPGITCVVGPNGSGKSNVVDALSWVMGEQGAKSLRGGKMEDVIFAGTTGRPPLGRAEVSLTIDNSDGVLPIEYTEVTITRIMFRNGGSEYQINGDTCRLLDIQELLSDSGIGREMHVIVGQGQLDSVLHADPMGRRAFIEEAAGVLKHRKRKEKALRKLDAMQANLARVTDLTAELRRQLKPLGRQAQVARRAAVIQADLRDARLRLLADDLVTLREALSAEVADEAALKERRDTVEAELTEALRREAHLEEQVRALTPRVNDAQATWYALSQFSERVRGTIGLAEQRHRHATGQPAEERRGRDPEDMEREAARIREQEAELSEALDAAQRALDDTIGHRAELERRLTEEETRLKAAARAIADRREGLARLNGQVNAARSKAVAAEAEIGRLAAARDEARERAESAQTEYEELRAQVEGLDADDSELEARYETARAEQAAAEEDFSAAREAATAAERQRAGVTARRDALAPALRRKDGTGALLGKPGVLGSAATLLHVTPGYEIAVAAALGAAADAVVVPSPSAAAEALRLLRKEDAGRAALLLAGAPEPPQDAGPGPDLPPGARLATGLVTAEGELEPAVRRLLAGVVVVGTLAEAEALVIRHPALTAVTAEGDVLAAHLAQGGSAKAPSVLEVQAQVDEATAELARLEELCAELAERQQTAKERRAGAARAVEELAQRRRAAEKEKSSVAQQLGRFGGQARAAAGEADRAAAAVVRSEEALAAAREEVEELSYRLSEAQEEPGDEEPDTYVRDRLAADGANARQTEMEARLQVRTHEERVKGLAGRADGLDRAARAERETRARAEQRRARLAYEASVAAAVVAGARGLLDCVQVSLGRAEAERAAAEHARTEREAALGQERRRGRELKGELDKLTGDVHKGEVLGAEKRLRIEQLEARALEEHGMEPAGLVAEYGPGLPVPPSPAAEGEILPEDSEHPRNQPVPYVRAEQEKRLKAAEKAYAQLGKVNPLALEEFAALEERHKFLTEQLEDLRRTRADLLQVIKDVDERVEQVFSAAFHDTAREFEGVFSRLFPGGEGRLFLTDPENMLTTGVEVEARPPGKKVKRLSLLSGGERSLTAVAMLVSIFKARPSPFYVMDEVEAALDDTNLQRLIRIMEELQESSQLIVITHQKRTMEVADALYGVSMQGDGVSKVISQRLRDGKKAAV; the protein is encoded by the coding sequence GTGCATCTCAAAAGCCTCACGTTGCGCGGTTTCAAGTCATTCGCCTCGGCGACGACCCTGCGCTTCGAACCCGGAATCACCTGCGTCGTCGGCCCCAACGGGTCCGGCAAGTCCAACGTGGTCGACGCGCTCTCCTGGGTCATGGGCGAGCAGGGTGCCAAGTCGCTGCGCGGCGGCAAGATGGAGGACGTCATCTTCGCCGGGACCACCGGCCGGCCTCCGCTGGGCCGGGCCGAGGTCTCCTTGACCATCGACAACTCCGACGGCGTGCTGCCGATCGAGTACACCGAGGTCACCATCACCCGGATCATGTTCCGCAACGGTGGCAGCGAGTACCAGATCAACGGTGACACCTGCCGGCTGCTGGACATCCAGGAACTGCTCTCCGACTCCGGCATCGGCCGGGAGATGCACGTCATCGTCGGCCAGGGCCAGCTCGACTCGGTGCTGCACGCCGACCCGATGGGCCGCCGCGCCTTCATCGAGGAGGCGGCCGGCGTCCTCAAGCACCGCAAGCGCAAGGAGAAGGCGCTGCGGAAGCTGGACGCGATGCAGGCCAACCTCGCCCGGGTGACCGATCTGACCGCGGAACTGCGCCGCCAGCTCAAGCCGCTCGGCCGGCAGGCCCAGGTCGCCCGCCGGGCCGCCGTCATCCAGGCCGACCTGCGCGACGCCCGGCTCCGGCTGCTCGCCGACGACCTGGTGACGCTGCGGGAGGCGCTGAGCGCCGAGGTCGCCGACGAGGCCGCGCTCAAGGAGCGCCGCGACACCGTCGAGGCCGAACTCACCGAAGCCCTGCGCCGCGAGGCCCACCTGGAAGAGCAGGTACGGGCGCTCACCCCGCGGGTCAACGACGCCCAGGCCACCTGGTACGCCCTCTCCCAGTTCTCCGAACGGGTCCGCGGCACCATCGGCCTGGCCGAGCAGCGCCACCGGCACGCCACCGGCCAGCCCGCCGAGGAGCGCAGGGGCCGCGACCCGGAGGACATGGAACGCGAGGCCGCGCGGATCCGCGAGCAGGAGGCCGAGCTGAGCGAGGCGCTGGACGCCGCCCAGCGCGCGCTGGACGACACCATCGGCCACCGGGCGGAGCTGGAACGCCGTCTGACGGAGGAGGAGACCCGGCTCAAGGCCGCCGCCCGCGCCATCGCCGACCGCCGCGAGGGCCTGGCCCGGCTGAACGGCCAGGTCAACGCGGCCCGCTCCAAGGCGGTCGCCGCCGAGGCCGAGATCGGCCGGCTCGCCGCGGCCCGCGACGAGGCCAGGGAGCGCGCCGAATCCGCCCAGACGGAGTACGAGGAGTTGCGCGCCCAGGTCGAAGGGCTCGACGCCGACGACTCCGAACTGGAAGCCCGCTACGAGACCGCCCGCGCCGAGCAGGCCGCCGCCGAGGAGGACTTCAGCGCCGCCCGGGAGGCCGCCACCGCCGCGGAACGGCAGCGCGCCGGCGTCACCGCCCGCCGGGACGCGCTCGCCCCGGCGCTGCGCCGCAAGGACGGCACCGGAGCGCTGCTCGGCAAGCCGGGAGTGCTCGGCTCCGCGGCGACGCTGCTGCATGTCACCCCCGGCTACGAGATCGCGGTCGCCGCGGCGCTGGGCGCCGCCGCCGACGCGGTCGTCGTTCCCAGCCCTTCGGCCGCCGCCGAGGCGCTGCGGCTGCTCCGTAAGGAGGACGCGGGCCGCGCCGCGCTGCTGCTCGCCGGCGCCCCGGAACCGCCTCAGGACGCCGGGCCCGGCCCCGACCTTCCGCCCGGCGCCCGGCTCGCCACCGGACTCGTCACCGCGGAGGGCGAGTTGGAGCCCGCGGTACGCCGGCTGCTGGCAGGTGTGGTGGTCGTCGGGACGCTCGCCGAGGCCGAGGCCCTGGTGATACGGCACCCGGCCCTGACCGCGGTGACCGCGGAGGGCGACGTGCTGGCCGCGCACCTGGCGCAGGGCGGTTCGGCGAAGGCGCCCAGCGTGCTGGAGGTGCAGGCCCAGGTGGACGAGGCCACCGCCGAGCTGGCCCGGCTGGAGGAGCTCTGCGCCGAACTGGCCGAGCGGCAGCAGACGGCCAAGGAGCGGCGGGCCGGCGCGGCCAGGGCGGTGGAGGAACTGGCGCAGCGGCGCCGGGCCGCGGAGAAGGAGAAGTCCTCGGTGGCCCAGCAGCTCGGCCGGTTCGGCGGCCAGGCCCGCGCCGCGGCGGGCGAGGCCGACCGGGCGGCGGCGGCCGTCGTACGGTCCGAGGAGGCACTGGCCGCGGCCCGCGAGGAGGTGGAGGAGCTCTCCTACCGGCTCAGCGAGGCCCAGGAGGAACCCGGCGACGAGGAACCGGACACCTACGTCCGTGACCGGCTTGCCGCCGACGGCGCCAACGCGCGGCAGACCGAGATGGAGGCCAGACTCCAGGTCCGTACCCACGAGGAGCGGGTCAAGGGCCTGGCCGGCCGCGCCGACGGACTGGACCGGGCGGCCCGCGCCGAACGCGAGACCCGCGCCAGGGCCGAGCAGCGCAGGGCCCGGCTGGCCTACGAGGCGTCGGTGGCCGCGGCGGTGGTGGCGGGCGCCCGCGGGCTGCTGGACTGTGTGCAGGTCTCGCTCGGGCGGGCCGAGGCCGAGCGGGCAGCGGCCGAACACGCCCGCACCGAGCGGGAAGCGGCCCTCGGTCAGGAGCGGCGCCGCGGCCGGGAGCTGAAGGGCGAACTCGACAAGCTCACCGGCGATGTGCACAAGGGCGAGGTGCTGGGCGCCGAGAAGCGGCTGCGGATCGAGCAGTTGGAGGCCAGGGCGCTGGAGGAGCACGGCATGGAGCCCGCCGGGCTGGTCGCCGAGTACGGCCCCGGGCTGCCGGTGCCGCCGTCACCGGCCGCCGAGGGCGAGATCCTGCCCGAGGACTCGGAGCACCCGCGCAACCAGCCCGTCCCGTACGTCCGCGCCGAGCAGGAGAAGCGGCTGAAGGCCGCGGAGAAGGCGTACGCGCAGCTCGGCAAGGTCAACCCGCTGGCACTTGAGGAGTTCGCGGCGCTGGAGGAGCGGCACAAGTTCCTCACCGAGCAGCTGGAGGACCTGCGCAGGACGCGCGCCGACCTGCTGCAGGTGATCAAGGACGTGGACGAGCGGGTGGAACAGGTCTTCAGCGCGGCCTTCCACGACACCGCCCGCGAGTTCGAGGGCGTCTTCTCCCGGCTCTTCCCCGGCGGCGAGGGCCGGCTCTTCCTCACCGACCCGGAGAACATGCTCACCACGGGTGTCGAGGTTGAGGCCAGGCCGCCCGGGAAGAAGGTCAAGCGGCTGTCGCTGCTGTCGGGCGGTGAGCGTTCGCTGACCGCGGTGGCGATGCTGGTGTCGATCTTCAAGGCCCGGCCGAGCCCGTTCTATGTGATGGACGAGGTCGAGGCGGCGCTGGACGACACCAACCTGCAGAGACTGATCCGGATCATGGAGGAGCTCCAGGAGAGTTCGCAGTTGATCGTCATCACCCACCAGAAGCGCACGATGGAAGTCGCCGACGCCCTGTACGGCGTATCGATGCAAGGTGACGGGGTGTCGAAAGTGATCAGCCAGCGGCTGCGGGACGGCAAGAAGGCCGCCGTCTGA
- a CDS encoding bifunctional DNA primase/polymerase: protein MVFTIGSMREMRQQRTGVRNAARVAALAGVRNSARRRTRAGVCLNVAEYTGLCGWAVVPGARVARGGSDCSCGNSGCAEPGAHPLAFAGEIPAGTAMEAATEAWARVPGAAVLLPVGGSFDIIDVAEATGRRALVRLERMGLRLGPVLLTPAGRAQFFVAPGAAAELPHLLYRMGWDDAQLDLRCLGPGDHVTAPPSDLGGLGPVHWLREPRLDAMQQPPEARLLLGTLAYVSHRDQAYA from the coding sequence ATGGTGTTCACGATCGGCAGCATGCGGGAGATGCGACAGCAGCGGACCGGCGTGCGGAACGCCGCCCGGGTGGCGGCGCTCGCCGGCGTACGCAACAGCGCGCGGCGCAGGACACGCGCCGGCGTGTGCCTCAATGTCGCGGAGTACACCGGCCTCTGCGGCTGGGCGGTGGTCCCCGGCGCGCGGGTGGCCCGCGGCGGCTCGGACTGCTCGTGCGGGAATTCCGGGTGCGCGGAGCCAGGGGCGCATCCACTGGCCTTCGCCGGTGAGATCCCGGCCGGCACCGCGATGGAGGCGGCCACCGAGGCGTGGGCCCGGGTGCCGGGTGCGGCGGTGCTCCTCCCGGTGGGCGGCTCCTTCGACATCATCGACGTGGCCGAGGCCACGGGCCGCCGGGCGCTGGTCCGGCTGGAGCGGATGGGGCTGCGGCTCGGCCCGGTGCTGCTCACCCCGGCCGGCCGCGCGCAGTTCTTCGTGGCACCGGGCGCCGCCGCCGAACTCCCCCATCTGCTCTACCGGATGGGCTGGGACGACGCGCAGCTCGACCTGCGCTGCCTGGGCCCCGGTGACCACGTCACCGCGCCGCCCTCCGACCTGGGCGGTCTCGGCCCGGTCCACTGGCTCCGCGAGCCCCGCCTCGACGCGATGCAGCAGCCGCCCGAGGCCCGCCTGCTCCTCGGCACCCTGGCGTACGTCAGCCACCGGGACCAGGCGTACGCCTGA
- a CDS encoding acylphosphatase, with product MNENVRLTAWVRGRVQGVGFRWWTRATALEIGGTAGYVSNLDDGRVQVVAEGPRDQCQQLLDWLRDGDTPGRVDGVTEIWGEPRGGYHSFQIR from the coding sequence ATGAACGAAAATGTCCGGCTCACCGCGTGGGTACGCGGCCGGGTGCAGGGCGTCGGGTTCCGCTGGTGGACCCGCGCGACCGCGCTGGAGATCGGCGGCACCGCCGGCTACGTGAGCAATCTGGACGACGGCAGGGTCCAGGTCGTCGCCGAAGGCCCCCGCGACCAGTGCCAACAGCTGCTCGACTGGCTTCGCGACGGCGACACGCCCGGGCGCGTCGACGGAGTGACCGAAATCTGGGGGGAGCCGCGCGGCGGCTACCACAGTTTTCAGATCCGGTGA
- a CDS encoding ammonium transporter, with product MAPAIITLAADAPKLDTGNTAFLLLSSALVMLMTPGLAFFYGGMVRVKSTLNMLMMSFISLGIVTLLWTAYGFSFAFDGDNGGFLGGTSWLGLRDIAPDALWGATGTPVFAFAAFQLMFAVITPALISGALADRVKFVSWSIFIALWVTAVYFPVAHWVWGGGWLGQKGVIDFAGGTAVHINAGAAALGVILVIGKRKGFKRDPMRPHGMPWVMLGAGLLWFGWFGFNAGSEVTSDGVAATAFINTQIATAAAMIGWLLYERLRHGSFTTLGAASGAVAGLVAITPSCASVSPLGAIGVGVLAGVACAAAVGLKYKFGYDDSLDVVGVHMVGGIVGSLLIGFLATGGVGQDVKGVFYGGGWDQLGKQAIGVFSVLGYSLVVSAILAKAIDLTIGFRVTEEVEVNGIDQSEHAETAYDFSGVGSAASSAVPGDLIEAVGTKKVDA from the coding sequence ATGGCACCAGCCATCATCACACTTGCCGCGGATGCGCCCAAACTTGACACCGGAAATACCGCCTTTCTGCTGCTGAGCTCCGCGCTCGTCATGCTGATGACGCCGGGCCTGGCGTTCTTCTACGGCGGCATGGTCCGGGTCAAGAGCACCTTGAACATGCTGATGATGAGTTTTATCAGCCTGGGGATCGTGACCCTGCTGTGGACCGCATACGGTTTCAGCTTCGCGTTCGACGGTGACAACGGCGGATTCCTCGGTGGCACCAGCTGGCTCGGCCTGCGGGACATCGCGCCGGACGCCCTGTGGGGTGCCACCGGGACCCCGGTGTTCGCGTTCGCCGCGTTCCAGCTCATGTTCGCCGTCATCACCCCCGCGCTGATCAGCGGGGCGCTCGCCGACCGGGTCAAGTTCGTCTCCTGGTCGATCTTTATCGCCCTGTGGGTCACCGCGGTGTACTTCCCGGTCGCCCACTGGGTCTGGGGCGGTGGCTGGCTCGGCCAGAAGGGCGTCATCGACTTCGCCGGTGGTACCGCGGTGCACATCAACGCCGGTGCCGCGGCCCTCGGTGTGATCCTGGTGATCGGCAAGCGCAAGGGCTTCAAGCGTGACCCGATGCGTCCGCACGGCATGCCGTGGGTGATGCTCGGTGCCGGCCTGCTGTGGTTCGGCTGGTTCGGCTTCAACGCGGGCTCCGAGGTCACCTCCGACGGTGTGGCCGCGACCGCGTTCATCAACACCCAGATCGCCACCGCCGCGGCCATGATCGGCTGGCTGCTCTACGAGCGGCTGCGGCACGGCTCCTTCACCACCCTGGGCGCCGCGTCCGGCGCGGTGGCCGGCCTGGTCGCCATCACCCCGTCCTGTGCCTCGGTCAGCCCGCTGGGTGCCATCGGTGTCGGCGTCCTCGCCGGCGTCGCCTGCGCCGCGGCGGTCGGCCTGAAGTACAAGTTCGGCTACGACGACTCGCTCGACGTGGTCGGTGTCCACATGGTCGGCGGTATCGTCGGCTCGCTGCTGATCGGCTTCCTGGCCACCGGTGGTGTCGGGCAGGACGTCAAGGGCGTCTTCTACGGCGGGGGCTGGGACCAGCTGGGCAAGCAGGCGATCGGTGTCTTCTCGGTCCTGGGCTACTCGCTGGTCGTCTCCGCCATCCTGGCCAAGGCGATCGACCTGACGATCGGCTTCCGGGTCACCGAAGAGGTCGAGGTCAACGGCATCGACCAGAGCGAGCACGCCGAGACCGCCTACGACTTCTCCGGGGTCGGCAGCGCCGCGAGCTCGGCGGTGCCGGGTGACCTGATCGAGGCTGTCGGGACCAAGAAGGTGGACGCGTGA